The genomic window GGAGACGGTGACCGTGACCGCACCCGCGAACGGCGCCGCCACGTGGCCCGGCTTGGAGGTGTCGGCCTTCTCGGTCTCCACGGCCTGCGACTTCACGGACTCGTCGCGGATCTCCAGCAGGCGCAGCTGCCCGTTGAGGGTCACCATCACCGTGCGCATGCCCTTCTCGTCCGGCTCGGAAATGGCCTGCAGGGTCACCAGCAGACGCACGCCCTTGCCGAGCGAGATCACGTGCTCGTGGTCCTGGTCCAGACCGTAGAGGAAGTCGCGCGTGTGCAGCACGGAGACGTCCCCGTACTTGGTCCGGGAGGTCTCGAACTCCTTCGTGGGACCCGGGAAGAGCAGCCGGTTGAGCGTGGCACGGCGCACCGCACCGGGCTGCTCGAGCCCCTCGCGGTCCTCCGCCGAGAGCTCCTCGTCCGCGAGGTTCACGGTGCGCCCCTCGAGCGCCTTGGAGCGGAACGGCTCGGGCCAGCCCGCGGGCGGGGTCCCCAGCTCACCGGCCAGGAAGTTGATCACGGAGTCGGGGATGTCGAACTTGCGGGGATCCGCCTCGAACTCCGCGGGATCCACGTCCATGCCCACGAGTTGCAGGGCGAGGTCCCCCACCACCTTGGAGGAGGGCGTGACCTTCACCAGGTGGCCCAGCATCCGGTCCGCAGCGTGGTACATGTCCTCGATGGCCTCGAACTTCTCGCCCAGGCCCAGCGCGATGGCCTGCTGCCGGAGGTTGGAGAGCTGACCGCCCGGGATCTCGTGGCGGTACACGCGGCCCGTGGGGCTCGTGAGACCGGACTCGAAGGGCTTGTAGATCGAGCGCACGACCTCCCAGTAGGGCTCCATGTCGCTCACCACGTCCAGGTCCAGGCGCGTGTCCCGCTCGGTGTTCTCGAGCGCGGCCACGAGCGCGGAGCCCGAGACCTGCGAGGTGGTCCCGGCCATGGAGGCCGACGCCGCGTCCACGGCGTCCACCCCGGCCTCGGCGGCCGCCAGCAGGGTGGCCAGCTGGCCGCCCGCAGTGTCGTGGGTGTGCAGGTGCAGCGGCAGGTCGAAGCGCTCCCGCAGCGCGCTCACCAGGCGGCGCGCCGCCTCGGGGCGCAGCAGACCCGCCATGTCCTTGATGGCCAGGATGTGGGCCCCGGCGTCCACGCACTGCTGCGCGAGGTCGAGGTAGTAGTCCAGCGTGTAGACGGACTCCTCCGGGTCCAGCAGGTTGCCCGTGTAGCACAGGGCCACCTCGGCCACGGCAGTGCCCGTGGCCCGCACGGCCTCGATCGCGGGGCGCATCTGCTCGACGTCGTTCAGGGCGTCGAAGATGCGGAAGATGTCCACGCCGGTCTCGGCGGCCTCGGCCACGAACGCGTTGGTCACCTCCACGGGGTAGGGGGTGTAGCCCACGGTGTTGCGCCCGCGCAGCAGCATCTGGATGGGGATGTTGGGCATCGCCTCGCGCAGCAGGCGCAGCCGCTCCCAGGGATCCTCCCCCAGGAAGCGCAGTGCGACGTCGTACGTGGCACCGCCCCAGGCCTCGATCGAGAGCAGCCCCGGCAGCAGGTGGGCGTAGGCCGGTGCCGCCGCGAGCAGGTCACGGGTGCGCACACGGGTGGCCAGCAGGGACTGGTGGGCGTCCCGGAACGTGGTGGAGGTGACCGCCAGCGGCTCGTGCTCGCGCAGGGTGCGCGCGAACCCCTCGGGGCCCTTCTCCTGCAGCACCTGCCGCCAGCCCGAGGGGACCTCGTGCTGGGACGGGCCGTCGAACGGGCTGCGGTAGGGCTCGTCGCGCTTGTCCCCGGGGTAGTGGGGCAGCTTGTCGCGCGGGTCGATCCCGTCCACCCGCTCGCCGTTGGGCTTGTTGACCGTGACCTCGGCCAGGTAGTTCAGCGCACGCGTGCCGCGGTCCGCGGAGCCCTTACCCTTGAGCAGGTCCGGGTGGTTCTCGATGAAGTCCGTGGCCACGTCCCCGGCCAGGAAGTCCGGGTTGTGCAGCACGGCCTGCAGGAACTGGATGTTGGTGGCGATGCCGCGGATGCGGAACTCCGCGAGCGCACGACGCGCGCGCAGCACCGCGGTCTCGTAGTCGCGCCCGCGGCACGTGAGCTTCACGAGCATCGAGTCGAAGTGCGGGGAGATCTCCGCGCCCGCGTACAGGGTGCCGCCGTCCAAGCGCACCCCGGCGCCGCCGGCGGAGCGGTACGCGGAGACCTTGCCCACGTCCGGGCGGAAGTCGTTGGCGGGGTCCTCCGTGGTGATGCGGCACTGCAGCGCGGCGCCGCGCACCCGCAGGGTGTCCTGCTCGATCCCGAGGTCCGCGAGGGTCTCCCCCGCGGCGATGCGCAGCTGGGACTGCACGAGGTCCACGTCCGTGATCTCCTCGGTCACGGTGTGCTCCACCTGGATGCGCGGGTTCATCTCGATGAACACGTGCTGACCCGCGCGCTCGCCGGCGGTGTCCACGAGGAACTCCACGGTGCCCGCGTTGACGTAGCCCAGCTCCTTGGCGAACTTCACGGCGTCGCGGTGCAGCGCGTCCCGGATCTCGGGGTCCAGCTGCGGGGCCGGGGCGATCTCGATGACCTTCTGGTGGCGGCGCTGCAGGGAGCAGTCGCGCTCGAACAGGTGGACGA from Kocuria rhizophila DC2201 includes these protein-coding regions:
- a CDS encoding pyruvate carboxylase, producing the protein MFSKILVANRGEIAIRAFRAAYELGAGTVAVFPQEDRNSIHRQKADEAYHIGEEGHPVRAYLDVAEIIRVAKEAGADAIYPGYGFLSENPELARAAQAEGITFVGPRAEILELAGNKVEALRAARRAGIPTLESSDPSSDRDTLIAAAEKIGYPVFVKAVAGGGGRGMRRVETPEQLPDALDAAMREADTAFGDPTVFIEQAVLRPRHIEVQILADNEGNIVHLFERDCSLQRRHQKVIEIAPAPQLDPEIRDALHRDAVKFAKELGYVNAGTVEFLVDTAGERAGQHVFIEMNPRIQVEHTVTEEITDVDLVQSQLRIAAGETLADLGIEQDTLRVRGAALQCRITTEDPANDFRPDVGKVSAYRSAGGAGVRLDGGTLYAGAEISPHFDSMLVKLTCRGRDYETAVLRARRALAEFRIRGIATNIQFLQAVLHNPDFLAGDVATDFIENHPDLLKGKGSADRGTRALNYLAEVTVNKPNGERVDGIDPRDKLPHYPGDKRDEPYRSPFDGPSQHEVPSGWRQVLQEKGPEGFARTLREHEPLAVTSTTFRDAHQSLLATRVRTRDLLAAAPAYAHLLPGLLSIEAWGGATYDVALRFLGEDPWERLRLLREAMPNIPIQMLLRGRNTVGYTPYPVEVTNAFVAEAAETGVDIFRIFDALNDVEQMRPAIEAVRATGTAVAEVALCYTGNLLDPEESVYTLDYYLDLAQQCVDAGAHILAIKDMAGLLRPEAARRLVSALRERFDLPLHLHTHDTAGGQLATLLAAAEAGVDAVDAASASMAGTTSQVSGSALVAALENTERDTRLDLDVVSDMEPYWEVVRSIYKPFESGLTSPTGRVYRHEIPGGQLSNLRQQAIALGLGEKFEAIEDMYHAADRMLGHLVKVTPSSKVVGDLALQLVGMDVDPAEFEADPRKFDIPDSVINFLAGELGTPPAGWPEPFRSKALEGRTVNLADEELSAEDREGLEQPGAVRRATLNRLLFPGPTKEFETSRTKYGDVSVLHTRDFLYGLDQDHEHVISLGKGVRLLVTLQAISEPDEKGMRTVMVTLNGQLRLLEIRDESVKSQAVETEKADTSKPGHVAAPFAGAVTVTVSEGDTVSAGDSVATIEAMKMEASITAPVAGTVSRVALADTAHVSGGDLVLVIDPQ